A window of Limosilactobacillus reuteri genomic DNA:
CTCGCCGGTTCATTCTGCAAGAGGCACGCCGTCACCCATTAACGGGCTCCGACAGCTTGTAGGCACATGGTTTCAGGAACTATTTCACTCCCCTTCCGGGGTGCTTTTCACCTTTCCCTCACGGTACTGGTTCACTATCGGTCACTAGGGAGTATTTAGCCTTGCGAGATGGTCCTCGCGGTTTCCGACGGGGTTTCACGTGTCCCGCCGTACTCAGGATCCTGAACAGAGAGTGTGACGTTTCGTCTACGGGGCTTTCACCCTCTATGGCACAGTTTCCCAACTGTTGCGACTACGTCGCACTTTGATAACTCTAATGTTCAGTCCTACAACCCCAACAAGCAAGCTTGTTGGTTTGGGCTCTTCCCTTTTCGCTCGCCGCTACTCAGGGAATCGATGTTTCTTTCTCTTCCTGCAGCTACTAAGATGTTTCAGTTCACTGCGTCTACCTCTTGCTAGCTATGTATTCACTAGTCAAGTAATCAGCGACTAAGCTGATTGGGTTTCCCCATTCGGAAATCTCCGGATCAAAGCGTACTTACCGCTCCCCGAAGCATATCGGTGTTAGTGCCGTCCTTCATCGGCTCCTAGTACCAAGGCATTCACCATGCGCCCTTCATAACTTAACCTAAACAATCAAAGATTGTCTGATTAATTGAGTTAGCGATTATAATTCGTTAATTAAAACTCAAATAACGCGGTGTTCTCGGTTTATTGTTTTGTTAATAAAGAAATTAGATAGTATTTAGTTTTCAAAGTACAAGCCCTGAGGGTAAACCCCTCAAAACTAAACAAAGTTTCTTCGATGTGTAGGTTCCGTTTTATTCCTTAGAAAGGAGGTGATCCAGCCGCAGGTTCTCCTACGGCTACCTTGTTACGACTTCACCCCAGTCATCTGTCCCGCCTTAGGCGGCTCCCCCCATAAAGGTTAGGCCACCGACTTTGGGCGTTACAAACTCCCATGGTGTGACGGGCGGTGTGTACAAGGCCCGGGAACGTATTCACCGCGGCATGCTGATCCGCGATTACTAGCGATTCCGACTTCGTGTAGGCGAGTTGCAGCCTACAGTCCGAACTGAGAACGGCTTTAAGAGATTAACTTACTCTCGCGAGCTTGCGACTCGTTGTACCGTCCATTGTAGCACGTGTGTAGCCCAGGTCATAAGGGGCATGATGATCTGACGTCGTCCCCACCTTCCTCCGGTTTGTCACCGGCAGTCTCACTAGAGTGCCCAACTTAATGCTGGCAACTAGTAACAAGGGTTGCGCTCGTTGCGGGACTTAACCCAACATCTCACGACACGAGCTGACGACGACCATGCACCACCTGTCATTGCGTCCCCGAAGGGAACGCCTTATCTCTAAGGTTAGCGCAAGATGTCAAGACCTGGTAAGGTTCTTCGCGTAGCTTCGAATTAAACCACATGCTCCACCGCTTGTGCGGGCCCCCGTCAATTCCTTTGAGTTTCAACCTTGCGGTCGTACTCCCCAGGCGGAGTGCTTAATGCGTTAGCTCCGGCACTGAAGGGCGGAAACCCTCCAACACCTAGCACTCATCGTTTACGGCATGGACTACCAGGGTATCTAATCCTGTTCGCTACCCATGCTTTCGAGCCTCAGCGTCAGTTGCAGGCCAGACAGCCGCCTTCGCCACTGGTGTTCTTCCATATATCTACGCATTCCACCGCTACACATGGAGTTCCACTGTCCTCTTCTGCACTCAAGTCGCCCGGTTTCCGATGCACTTCTTCGGTTAAGCCGAAGGCTTTCACATCAGACCTAAGCAACCGCCTGCGCTCGCTTTACGCCCAATAAATCCGGATAACGCTTGCCACCTACGTATTACCGCGGCTGCTGGCACGTAGTTAGCCGTGACTTTCTGGTTGGATACCGTCACTGCGTGAACAGTTACTCTCACGCACGTTCTTCTCCAACAACAGAGCTTTACGAGCCGAAACCCTTCTTCACTCACGCGGTGTTGCTCCATCAGGCTTGCGCCCATTGTGGAAGATTCCCTACTGCTGCCTCCCGTAGGAGTATGGACCGTGTCTCAGTTCCATTGTGGCCGATCAGTCTCTCAACTCGGCTATGCATCATCGCCTTGGTAAGCCGTTACCTTACCAACTAGCTAATGCACCGCAGGTCCATCCCAGAGTGATAGCCAAAGCCATCTTTCAAACAAAAGCCATGTGGCTTTTGTTGTTATGCGGTATTAGCATCTGTTTCCAAATGTTATCCCCCGCTCCGGGGCAGGTTACCTACGTGTTACTCACCCGTCCGCCACTCACTGGTAATCCAACATCAATCAGGTGCAAGCACCATCAATCAGTTGGGCCAGCGCGTACGACTTGCATGTATTAGGCACACCGCCGGCGTTCATCCTGAGCCAGGATCAAACTCTCATATAAAATATATAAGAACTTGAATAGCTCTCAATTATCTTTGTTATTAAGCGAATTGACTTCGCAAATGTTTTGCTTCAAATCACATCGTGATTGAAGACCCTACACATTTGATTCGTCGAAACTTTGTTCAGTTTTCAAAGGTCTACCTGTTGGCTAACTAAGTGTTCAACCAACATATCCATTATAACATGTGTCAGATTAATTTGCCAAGAAGAAATTTTAATTAATTTTGAATTCCTTTTGATCAATAGCTCAATCAGCAACTTTATTAATATATCATGTCATCAATAGGATGTCAACAACATTTTAAAAAATGTTGTTTGAACTGTACAACCAATAAATAAGTCTAAGCAGTCGCAAAATTCCATTCATCTCTTATCGCTGACAGGAATTTCATTATATCTCATCTACAAATCCTTTGCAAGCATTATTTTATTTTTTATGCATACCATTCAAAAATTGTTGAAGGTTTAACTCTTCATTAACTTTTTGGAACGTTTCAGTATTCCAATCATTACTACCCGTAATAACTAGTTTATTATTATCAAGCGTTGCAGTAAGGGGATTAGTTACGTCACGATCTTCCAAATTTATAAGGTAGTGTTCCCCTTCTTTACGCCAAGTTAAGCTATCATCTGTATCCGGATTATTCTTATCTGCATAAACATACCGACCTGTTCCGTTTTCATTTAAGACAATAGCTGCACCGTCTTGATCATCTCGATACGATCCAACAACTTTTGCAGTCTTTGTTATTTTAGGCGAATCCTTTTTTACTACTTTATTATCACGAACTGGGTTAAGTTGCTTACTAGCAAACCGTTTATAATTTACCCCTAAAACTCCTAACAAGATTACCAGTAATATAGTAAATATAATTAACCCAATATGGGATCGTTTCTTTTTAGTACTTTTCACCATTATCACCCCATCCCTCCCAGTATTATCTCATCATTTCAGTAAATCTGTCACATCTTTTTTAGCTGATCTTTTCTTTTCTTCAAGTTGAATAAATTCTCGAAGGTATTTAAATGGAAAAGGAATTACTGTTAATTGATGGAATCGTACAAAATTCACCATCATCAGTTGAAGAAACTTCAAGATGTTTTCGGCCTCAATCGTAGCGAAACCACGCTCATTTAATTTAATGTTAGGCTGAAGTTGCCAGATGTGTGATGCCTTTGCAATTGACATATTCATATTTTTACTAATGGTTCCTACATTATAGTAAATAACATCCTGATCGTCGTTATCAACGAAATAATTAATATCGGTTAACCCAGAGAGATACTTTTGAACATGGGATTTTATTTTTGGTTTCACTTTTAAAACTAGTCCATATTGTTCATATAATTCATCCAATAATAAATTAATTGCAATTGGACTTAGTATTTTATTCTTCTTCATAAAATCAAATTCATTTTTTAAGTCATTGATGTTAAATGAATCTAGCTCTCTTTTATTAATGATAGAAATAAGATTTTGGTATTTAGTTCTGTAATTAGGGTAACTTTTACTTAAATCATTCAAAGTCCGTTTAAGTTCCGCTTTTGTTACTGATGAACAATTTTGATGACTAATCATCTCGTTGATATCGCTAAAAAGCTCAGCATTAGGCAAGGTAAAGATATTTTTCCTATTTAAATTGTAGAAAGTATTGGCAGGAGTTTTAATTAGGTACTGAAAATCTGCATCATCGGAATTAATAAATTTTGAGCTTTCTTGTAAATCTAACCGTCTCACCTCGAATTCATCACTATTAATCATTTTAAATAGATAGACTGCTTGGGTACCATGAGCTTCCTTTGTAACTTGATAAAACTCCCATCCCACCATTGAATCTGGTGAATGATACAGACTTAAGCTTCTTTCTTTCAAATCTTTCTTTATTATCAACTCTTTTAATGAATTAATTAACGTACTTCTTAGAGCACCCTTCCTAAAGGTATCAATTGTCAAATGTTGTACTATTGCCTGCTGATAGTCTATCGCATAATTATCTTTAACATCTTCATGAGTTTAGAAATACCGCTTATCATTAATCACCACTAGATTATATCCAAATTTATCTTCAACGGTCGGTCTAATATTGACTTTAACGGTTGGCAAAAGTTGAACTAACGCGGCCTTGATATCTTCTATCCGTTCATCCCTTGCGATCCGATTGTCGATTAAGTTTAACTGATTCGTCGCAAAGAATTCTTCGATATGCTTGTCTAACCAATCCCCGCCATGCTTCATCCTGATTCTGTCTGTTGGGTGTTATGTAGATAATGACATTGGATTTCTTACTTTTCATTAGCATATCCGTTACCCACTGTAGGGCACCCGTTGTTTTTCCAGAACCAGTTCGATTTTCAAATAATGCTAAACCCGGAAGCTGCTTTTCAGCAATTTCATTAAACAGCTTAACCGTTAAATTTTCCATCGGCACTATCTCCCTTCTAATAAAGGCAAAAAGGGGCTCCTTACTAATCAAAGAGTCCCCAAATAATAATTCAATAATTGCAAAAAACATATGTGTTGCTGAAAGATAATTTATTTTACTTATTTGCTGCTATTTTCTTTCCCTTATTTACATAGTGAAGCGTACCAATTGGGCCAGCAACGTGAAGTTTGCCATTCTTATAAACAAGCTTGGTTACTGCCGCATTCTGCATTGGCTTCCCATCATATTTTTTAGAAATGGTTGGAAGATATTCATTAATTGACATTCCGGAACTAACGACTAAGACATTGCCGCCACCTTGTTTTTGAGTCGTTTTTGCAATGTGAAGCAGTTCAGAATTCATCCGTTTTTGAACCTGAGCTGAACTTTCCTCAATTCTTATCAGATTATTTCAGCAACACCCTTATTTTACACATTTTTGTAAGCGCGTTCAATAAAATTTTTGCCAAATCTCAAGAATAAGCATTAGCAGCTACTCTTTTCTTTTTCCCTAAAAGAATTACAATGATCGTGAGGTGATAAGAATGAAAATTCTTGTAACGAAAAATAAAGAAGAAGCAAGCCAAAAAGCTTTTAAACTTCTTCAAACAGATATTATAAACGGCGCCCAGGTACTTGGTCTCGCAACAGGAAGTTCTCCGCTAGGCCTTTATCAAAAAATGACTAGTAGTTCAGTTGATTATTCCAGCCTTATTTCTATTAATCTTGACGAATATATCGGTCTTAAACCAACTGATCCGCAAAGTTACCATTACTTTATGGAGCATCATCTTTTCGCTCAAAAACCATTTGCCAAAAGTTTTATTCCTGATGGCAGTAATCTGAACGCCACTGAAGTAATTAATCACTATAATCAGATTTTGGCTACTTATCCTATTGATACGCAAATTTTAGGAATTGGCAATAATGGTCATATTGGTTTTAATGAACCTGGAACTCCTTTTGATAGCCAAACCCATAAAGTAAAGTTGACCCTTGCTACTATCAATGCCAACGCACGCTTTTTTACTTCAAGCAAGGACGTACCAACTGAAGCCTACACGATGGGAATTGGTTCAATCTTGCAAGCAAAACATATCATCTTACTCGCATTTGGTGAGCAAAAAGCAGACGCAATCAACAAAATGGTCAACGGTAAAATCACGACCGCGGTTCCAGCATCAGCTCTCCAAAAACATCCAAACGTAACAGTGATTCTTGATGAACAAGCAGCAAGCAAACTAGCTTAACCAGCACTTTTCTGTAAAGCCATGGTCTTGGCAATAATACCGACATCCAATTGGTTTAATCCGGCAATCATTTCCGCGTTGTCTGCTGGATAATCAATTACCTGACCATGATGAAGGGCAATTAACTGAATGAATAATTTAGTTGACCGGCCATTCCCTTCACGAAACAGATGAATATAATTTAGATCATTTAAGAGAGCAGCATAATCCTCAATGGTAGGCTGTTTTTTCTTATTCAATCGCCCAATTTCATCATTAATATATTTAATTGCATTATCAAAGCGACCATATTCCAAAAAATCAAAACCTGCCTTTGAAATATAGTAGTTACGTAACTCACCCGCCCAGTCATAAAGCCAACCAAAAAGGAATTTATTAATCGTCTGCAAATCTTCAAAGCTTTTAATTTTCGGTTGTTGTTGAAGAAGGGCCACTTCCCTTTCTGCTACACCACGATACTCAATTAAGCTTAATTCATCCGCGTTTTTAATTGCAAACTTATTGCGGAGGGTTCCATTATCATATAAAAATTTTGCTTGAAGTTCTTCATCAGTCATCTTAATCACCAAATAATTGCTCAATTTCCATTAAAATTTCATCATCTGGATTTTCAGCACTCTCTTTTAATTGCCTTACATCTGTTGCTGTAGGCTCCCATCCCTCTAAAATATTACTCTCAACCGCAAATCGAACTTGTTGATAAGAAGAAGGTGTTTGGAATTGCACGTGCTGAATCGTTAATTGATCATCATCAGTATGTAAGTGAAAATCAAAGTCCTGGATCCGATCTAATAATTCTCCCGGACGCTCTCCTAAAGCATCTGCAAGTGCATTAAGAATCTGAATTGACCAGGTTGCAACTGGGCGTTTAAGTGTTTCGTTAACCTGCGCAACGTCAAGGCCGCTTTCTTGAGCAACAAATGCGACTGTCATATTATTGGTTTTTAAAATATTGATGATGTTTTCTGCCATGTTCTTACTCCATTTTTACTTTATCGTTTGGCAGATTGTAAAATTTGAGTTGAACATTTAAGTGGACAGAAAAACCCATCAAGGTCTTTAATGGTGTTACCACAACATTCCATTAGAAAGAAGGACCTTAATGGGCACCACTATTTTATCATTCCAGAACCGCATTGTCATTGAAACGCTTCATAATGAAGGACGTTCCTTACGATACATCGCTAATTACTTAGGCTTTAGTAAAACCACAGTCTTTAACGAACTTCACCGGCTCAACGGTGAGTATCAAGCTGAACTAGCGCAAACTGACTTTGAACGCAAGGTTAGTCAACGGGGGCGGAAGTCTTCACTCACTAAAAGCCTTAAGCACTTGATTGAGGAAAAGATTCAAGTCCAGAAGTGGTCCCCTGAACAAGTTGCCCATGTAGTTGGGATTGCCTACAAGACGGTCTATAACTGGATTGATCAAGGATGGCTTGATGTACAGTTACCCGATTTGCCTGATCATGGAATTCGTCGTCATCGTGCTAAAGAAAAGCGTGGTACGTTCAGTCACGGCCGCTCCATTGAGGAGCGTCCTCATAAAGTCGAAACTCCCCAAGAATTCGGCCACTTTGAAGCTGATACCGTACTTTCTGGCAAACGTAAAGGTCAAGCTGTGGCGACCTTTGTGGAGCGTAAGAGTCGTCTGACAATTGTTAAACGGCTCCATGGTCGCGACAGTCAGTCCATGACTCAAGCCGTACTTGAACTAGCTAGTCAACTTCAAGACAAGCTCAAGACGCTTACCGTGGATCATGGGAAAGAGTTCGCTAACTATCAGGCAATTGAACAGCTAACAGGTACTCAGGTTTATTTTGCCCATGCTTATTCACCACATGAACGCGGTAGTAATGAGAACCGTAACCGAGTTTTGCGACGGTTTATTCCCAAGGGACAAGCCATTGAAGAGCTGAGCGATCGCCAGCTGGTTCAAATCAATTGGTATCTGAATTCCCGACCACTTAAATGTCTTAACTGGCACACACCAATCGAGATCTTCTTGCTTAATCTACGTCACTAAATTCGTTCAAGTTATTTCTTGCAATCTGCCATTTCCATTATAGCGAGAAAACAAAATAATGAAAAATAGACTGCTAACTCCCAAATAATGAAGGTAACAGTCTATTTTAAGCAATTAAGCATGTTTACGCTTGCGATCAATAATTGTCAATCCGGTTGCTGCCATTAATGAACTTCCGAGAAGAAGTAATGCAAGATCTTCATCGTTACCAGTTTGTGGTAAAGCTGCTTGCTGGTCAGCTGCTTTTTGTTTTTGGCCATTAATTGATGTAGGCGTCAAATTAATTAATTGATTATTAGCAGCTACGGTTTGTTGCTTAGATTGAGCATGTAGTGTAAC
This region includes:
- a CDS encoding lipocalin/fatty acid-binding family protein, whose protein sequence is MVKSTKKKRSHIGLIIFTILLVILLGVLGVNYKRFASKQLNPVRDNKVVKKDSPKITKTAKVVGSYRDDQDGAAIVLNENGTGRYVYADKNNPDTDDSLTWRKEGEHYLINLEDRDVTNPLTATLDNNKLVITGSNDWNTETFQKVNEELNLQQFLNGMHKK
- a CDS encoding glucosamine-6-phosphate deaminase; this translates as MKILVTKNKEEASQKAFKLLQTDIINGAQVLGLATGSSPLGLYQKMTSSSVDYSSLISINLDEYIGLKPTDPQSYHYFMEHHLFAQKPFAKSFIPDGSNLNATEVINHYNQILATYPIDTQILGIGNNGHIGFNEPGTPFDSQTHKVKLTLATINANARFFTSSKDVPTEAYTMGIGSILQAKHIILLAFGEQKADAINKMVNGKITTAVPASALQKHPNVTVILDEQAASKLA
- a CDS encoding Fic family protein, with protein sequence MTDEELQAKFLYDNGTLRNKFAIKNADELSLIEYRGVAEREVALLQQQPKIKSFEDLQTINKFLFGWLYDWAGELRNYYISKAGFDFLEYGRFDNAIKYINDEIGRLNKKKQPTIEDYAALLNDLNYIHLFREGNGRSTKLFIQLIALHHGQVIDYPADNAEMIAGLNQLDVGIIAKTMALQKSAG
- a CDS encoding DEAD/DEAH box helicase family protein — protein: MENLTVKLFNEIAEKQLPGLALFENRTGSGKTTGALQWVTDMLMKSKKSNVIIYITPNRQNQDEAWRGLVRQAYRRILCDESVKLNRQSDRKG
- a CDS encoding IS30 family transposase, whose amino-acid sequence is MGTTILSFQNRIVIETLHNEGRSLRYIANYLGFSKTTVFNELHRLNGEYQAELAQTDFERKVSQRGRKSSLTKSLKHLIEEKIQVQKWSPEQVAHVVGIAYKTVYNWIDQGWLDVQLPDLPDHGIRRHRAKEKRGTFSHGRSIEERPHKVETPQEFGHFEADTVLSGKRKGQAVATFVERKSRLTIVKRLHGRDSQSMTQAVLELASQLQDKLKTLTVDHGKEFANYQAIEQLTGTQVYFAHAYSPHERGSNENRNRVLRRFIPKGQAIEELSDRQLVQINWYLNSRPLKCLNWHTPIEIFLLNLRH
- a CDS encoding helix-turn-helix transcriptional regulator, with the translated sequence MAENIINILKTNNMTVAFVAQESGLDVAQVNETLKRPVATWSIQILNALADALGERPGELLDRIQDFDFHLHTDDDQLTIQHVQFQTPSSYQQVRFAVESNILEGWEPTATDVRQLKESAENPDDEILMEIEQLFGD